Part of the Oncorhynchus tshawytscha isolate Ot180627B linkage group LG07, Otsh_v2.0, whole genome shotgun sequence genome, atggctccTGCGGACCTTCTCTCACTTGGGACCAAAGCCAGGCCACTGGCACTTTTCAGATttcatttacataacaatggctaacaccttctcacaaagcaactgttttgattatgcagaggctgttgattctgctcttcacaagtcctcaCTGTCAGCCCAACTATAACATAAGGGTGTATACACTACACCCTTTTTTAGAAACGAAAACTTcattattgaaatgaaactggTCCATGAAAATGTGCATATAAAAATAATCAGAGGCGCAACGTTGGTTTTTAGAAGTGGCGGGGCATTATTATTATGATAAATTTTTTATCctgtcggataaacactccaaacagcctacccaaaGAGACGGCGGTCTCAGAGGCGGTCCTCATGGTCCTAATAACTGACTTAGATAAGGAGAGATTGTGTGAAAAGGTTGGAGAGGCTGGACAGGGTTGAGGTGGTGTAGTGTGGGGAAAAAAAGTGGAGACTAAGGCTCTAGTTCACTTTCTTAGAGAAACACATGAAGATAATTTAATGTACTGTAGGAAGGCCGTGACCTTccacacactccagtacagtaggtggcggtgtaaACACCTTAAACGTTGGCTGCGATCAGACAACCCAATCCCAAAGAAGAAggaaacaacagcagcagcagcagctagctacCTTGTGTACGCAATAATGATATGGCCTATTTCACTGGACTAGCTTGGCAACTGGCTATCTCTCTAGCTTGTAGGAGTAACCATTTGTAATGTATAATCAATTTGGTGGTGGAAGAAAATTATATCGATCGAGTAATCTACGATGACAATAGGACTATCGTGGAAACCATGAAAAGATCTAGAAGTGTTGGTGCGTCTTCACCTTTGAATGGGATAGGAAAACAAGGTATGTATTGCTAGATGGCGTAATGGACAttcgtttaaaaatatatatatatatatgtttttagttaacgttagctagctaactagttacCTGAATTAGTCGAAGGTGTCTGTCTAACTAGTTAGTTATTTGTCATGTTTGCACGTAATTCGTGTTAGATTAACTAGCTAGCGAATGTCACGAGCTGGaaaatgtagctaactagctaattgcATTAACGTTCGCTAAAAACATATAATTGACTGGTAAGGTTACCCGTTGATTTGGAGACATGGTCTCCTAAGTCTTTCATCAAACATAAGGACAAGAATAAATACTACTAGTACTTACTGGCTTCCTTGAAAGACATTTTAGGTACCTAAATAACTCACATTTCTtcatactgtaaacacacaatTATTCCCATTGTGTGGCATCACTATCAAGCAAAGTGCAGGGGGACTGTTTTACAAATCCAGGCATAAGGTCATGAAGTGGGCTCACTACTACATTACATGATGGCTGGCAACTCTGAGAATGTTGTTATTTTACTGGAGTGCTCCCTCACTTTAGCGAGCTGGGAGTCGCTAAAGTGATGTACTTGGTTTCCACTTCTGAGTATAGCCATCTCAGGAGGATGTTCTGGCTAATGGCcactgtgttactgtagctgctgTGGTTTGAGGGACCTCAGCTGAACCATTGTCATGTGGACAGATGGCGACTCCCGGAGGAAGAGGAAGGTGGCAGAGATCTCTCAGGCCCTGAATGTGACGCCGGTGGATGTGGCGGCACTAAGGAGGATGGCCATCAGTGAGGGGGGGCTGCTCACAGACGAAATCCGCTGTAAAGTGTGGCCCCGGCTGCTGAACGTGCCTACCGACACCCTCCCTGAGAAACCAGGTAAGCTGCCTGGGCAGTGGGCGCTGCTACTGACAGACCATAGATGCCACTGAGGCTAAAAAGGATACTAGACCACAATTAAGTGCAGGGGCACATATTCACCCTTTTCTCATTGTCTTTTCTCcagaggaaatagagagggagaataaTAAGGACTATAACCAGGTGCTGTTGGATGTCCAGCGTTCCCTTAAAAGATTCCCTCCTGGTGAGTGAcacacatttgtatttattagggatccccattagccaaggcagcagatactcttcctggggtccaaacacattaaggcactcaCACTTgtatttttaattgaacctttatttaactaggcaagtcagttaagaacaaattcttatttacaataacggcttACCgggcaacagtgggttaactgccttgttcaggggcagaattactttttcattttttttttttttaccttgtcagctctgggattcaatccagcaacttttcgggttactggcccaacgctctaactactaggcttaTCTGCCTCCCCAcattacacacaaaacaaaagataaaacactacatcatataacattgttacaccactacatatctacaacacaaaatgtatgataccaccatacaacaatattacaatgtgtgtgtagagtgcatttGCTAGCGcctgtatgcgtgtgtctgtatctgtgtcttatcagtccctgctgttccttaaggtgtatttttatcttaTTTTTGTTATcagattctactgcttgcatcagttacctgatgtggaatagagttccatgtagtcatggctctatgtagtactgtcgcctcccatagtctgttctggacttggggattgtgaagagacctcctgtggcatgtcttgtggggtatgcatgcaCACCACAGACCGTATTCTTAGAATAGCACTATCATGTCAGGTTGTGTTTTGTCATTGTCTGTTTTGGCTGTCCCTCTTGAATTTGACTTGTGATGCAGATGTACAGGTACGCAACCCTGTCATTTTGTATTTGTTTCTTTTGGAGGGTGTTCTATGTGTCactactttctttattaaagcaGCAGCAATCCTAGCGGTTGGAGCATTGGCCCAGTAACCTAAAAGTTGGTAGTTTGAATCCCCTACCCGACAAGGTGCAAATCTGCCGGAGTGCCCTTGAATatagcacttaaccctaattgctgcaATGTTGCTGTTGCTAATGGCAGAACTTGCCCGAGACACCTCTAAGGGTGTCtcgggagttgggatatgcaaaaagcACATGGACAAATATGCACccacctaataataataataataataatactaattatTGTTAAGAAAGTCCAAAAATTGATAAAGAAGAATCTGATTTACTGAGCGCTTTGATATTCTGCCATGCTTGTTTCTCAGGCATGGCCCGGGAAAGTTTTGCCATTTTTGTAAATTAATGGCATGATGGTTTtatggccggcagggatatccttgtctcatcgcgcactagcgactcctgtggtgggccgggcgcagtgcatgctgaccaggttgccaggtgtacggtgtttcctccgacacattgttgcagctggcttctgggttggatgtgcattgtgtcaagcagtgcggcttgattgggttgtgtttcggaggacgcatggctttcgaccttcgcctctccagagTCCGTACGGGAGCTTCAGTGAcaagacaagactgtaactactaccaattggataccatgaaattggggagataaaatataacacagtagaaaaagtgtgtgcaaatgaagtaaggaggtaaggcaataaagggcacacaaaaaaacatacccatttgaaactgcctatttctcagccccagaaactagaatatgcatataattgacagaaaacactctaaagtttccaaaactgtaaaaatattgtctgagtataacagaactgatattgcaggtgaaaacctgaggaaaatccaatcaggaagtgcctcttattttgaaacctctctgttcatatgcatgcctatcctccatttaaagggatatcaaccagattcctttttctctggcttctctaaggtgtcaacagtctttagacatagtttcaggcttttattttgaaaaatgagcgtgaaagatcacattgcgtaagtggataggtgagggctctcagagtgagttttgcgctacagagtaaagcggccattgtttctcccggtgttattgaaaaacctacacacccggttgatatattatcaaatatatattttaaaaactacctgaggattgattataaaaaacgtttgacatgtttctgtggacattatggatattatttgcaATATACagctgcgttgtcgtgaccgctctttcctgtggatttctgaacataacgcgacaaacaaacgtcggtattttgggtataaaaataatctttatggaacaaaaggaacatttgttgtgtaactgggagtctcgtgagtgaaaacatccgaagatcatcaaaggtaaacgattaatttgattgcttttctgattttcgtgacctagctacttaatgcttagtgtacataatgttatgctctcgataaacttacacaaatgcttggattgctttcactgtaaagcataatttcaaaaccTCAGACGACAGgcggattaacaaaaggctaagttgtgttttgcaatattgcacttgtgatttcatgaatatgaatattttttagtaatattatttgactgtggcatTATGCTATTTAGCAGTTGCTGAAGAAAATGATCCTGCTAACGGggtgggtagcgtcaagaagttaaagttagtgagggagaagtctccaacttcaggaaAGGCGGCCATAGAAGGTTttggctttgggaatgaccagtgaaatatacctgctggagcgcgtgctacgggtgggtgttgctatggtgaccagtgagcggagctttacctagcaaagacttgtagatgacctggagccagtgggtttggcgacgaatatgtagcgaggaccagccaacgagagcatacaggtcgcagtggtgggttgtatatggggctttggtgacagaacggatggcactgtgatcgactgcatccaatttgctgagtagagtgttggaggctattttgtaaatgacatcgtagaggatcggtaggatagtcagttttacgagggtatgtttggcagcatgagtgaaggaggctttgttgcaaaataggaagccgattctagatttagttttggattggagatgcttaatgagtttggaaggagagtttacaatctagccagacatctaggtatttatagttgtccacatattctaagttagaaccgggtgcgggcagcgatcggttgaagagcatgcatttagttttactagcatttttaagagttggaggccacagaaggagtgttgtatcgcgttgaagctcatctggaggtttgttaagtgtccaaagaaggaccatgtgtatacagaatggtgtcgtctgtgtagagttggatcaaagaatcacccgcagaaagagcgacattgttgatatatagagagaagtgTCTttgacccccccctctccctgtgtagGCATGCCAGACAAGCAGCGTGAGGGCCTCCAGGAGGAGCTGATTGACATCATCCTGCGGGTGCTGGGAAGGAACACCCAGCTGCACTACTACCAGGGCTACCACGACATCGTGGTCACCTTCCTACTTGTGCTGGACGAACGTCTGGCCACTGCTCTGGTAGAGAAACTCTCTACGCACCACCTCAGGTGGGTCTTTGTCTGTTTTGGTGTTCCATTCACACAGGAGCTTGGCTTTAAAATGGGGGTTAAGTAGAAGGGGAATCCATTTTGAAAAGAGAACGTAGCCAGCCTAATCCTGGTTCAATTTGCCACGTTGTGGTCCTCTGCTGTTCCTTTACTGCAGGGACTTTATGGACCCCACCATGGACAACACTAAACACATCCTTAACTATCTGATGCCAATCATCGAGAGGATCAACCCAGAGGTGCATGACTTCATGCAGCAGTAAGCATCTCTTCTCTTGTTCTGTTAGTACAATCAGTAATTCGTCAAATAATTAATGAGCACCACTAATGAAGATACAATACTTTTACTAATGTTCTACTGAATGTGTCTCCAGGGCAGAGGTAGGCACCATCTTTGCCCTTAGCTGGCTCATCACCTGGTTTGGCCACGTCCTATCAGATTTCCGCCACGTTGTGCGGTTGTATGACTTCTTCCTGGCCTGCCATCCTCTGAtgccaatctactttgctgctgtGGTGAGTGTCCTCTAAAGTGGAGCCCAACATAACCCTCTCCTTTTTTCCTTTGGTCAGGGGCTAGATCATTCTTAGAGTTCAAATGTGCTTCAAATCAAGTGTTTGCTTatgaaaaacatatttattttgcAGCAGAGCTTAGCTGACCACTTATGCTGTGCTCTTCCCTTTGGACAATAGCTTCTAAATTGCCCCTGAGGAGTTTGATAAAACTGCATTGAATTCAATAGATTCATAGACCATGGTTTCCCAAactttttgccctagcactaaacatctgattcaaataatcaaaccttgatgagttggttatttgaatccgCTGTGTAGTGGTAGGATAAAAACCAAAACGTACACCGAGGGGGCCCCAatacagagtttgggaaaccttgGCATAGGCCATAGACCGCATGTGGTTAACGAGTTGTTGTATTGTGTGTGCACTGTTTGGTCGGTGTCTATTCCAGATTGTGCTGTACCGAGAGGACGAGGTGTTGGACTGTGAGTGTGACATGGCGTCGGTGCACCACCTCCTGTCCCAGATCCCCCAGGACCTGCCCTACGAGACACTCATCAGCCGTGCAGGAGACCTCTTTGTCCAGTTCCCCCCCTCCGAGCTGGCCAGGGAGGCTGCCCAACAGTACAGTCAACAGTAAGATTGTCTACCTACTTTCTCGCTTGTCTCTTTTTGCCACAGTCTCCCATGGACCCCCCTACAGATCCTCTACCTCCTATCTCCTgtctcttttgctctctttcGCACACTCCCTCTGCTACCTGCTGTTGAGTTACAGCCCCTCAACACGCTAGGGTGAGATGGTGTGAACCTTCACTTTAACCTGATACTAAGAGAATTATGTTCCTTCCTTCTCATTAGCCTGTATGACTGTTACTATCATGTACTTATTCCCAGCATATTTGAACAATAACACATTAATTTGAACTTATACATACCCCAAGCTAAGGTACTGTATATTTAGGAATAATACATGTCCGTCCTTCTGAGGTTTGCTCTCCTATACCACTAGTAGTATAGGTGAACTATAGAACGAGTTTGTTGTAGAAGTAACAAGTTTTGCCCCAAACAGCTGTGAATTCCCCTGCGTTGTCCCAACAATAGCTGGCTGGCGTTAATGTTTTCCTTGGTCTCTCAGGACAGCAGCTTCCACCTTTAAAGACTttgacctggtctcagagcagcAGCGGCCTGACTCAGTCCTGCGAAGGCGGCTGAGGGAGAAGCAGGCGCTGGAAGGAGCAGCTGCAGGGGCCATGGTGGCGATGACACAACCCACTGTGGCCCGACGCTTCGTACGACTGGCCGTCATGGGGCTCACTGTGGCTCTGGGGGCAGCTGCCCTCACCCTGGTCAACACAGCCCTGGAGTGGGTGCCCAAACTGGACTTGCATCTCTTCCcctgagagagggggggacttGGAGGGAACAAATGGGGGCTGACGTACAGACTTAAACAGGGCGGCTATTACAGCAGAAGACGTAcacgagagggaaagagaatatgGAGTTCTGTTCCCTATTATGAAGGACGAGAATGGAACATAGACTTGACGGTTAACTTTGTCTTTAATTTATATTTGTAAATAAAATAACTGGATACTGATAAATGTCGTGCACAGAGGTATTAAGCTATTTATGTGATGGCAAGCGGCAACAACTATTAAGGCTTTGGGTTACTAGTTGAAGAGCAGTCACTGGGGTCGAAACTGCTGCCAATGAagagtgtgtgtgattgtgtccgAGATGGCACACTTGTCcctgtatagggtgccatttcagatgctgTGTGTGCATGCTATTCGGTTCAAGGGTGAGTTAAATGACCCTCTGAGCCTCACATGGGCCATGTTGGCACAAGGACAGAGTTCTCGCAAGCCCCCCCCCGGCAGATCAAGTCAAATTGCCTGCCCTAAAAACATGTCCTTCTTTTCATTACTGTACCAAGACCAAATACACAACTCCCATCTTTGTATGTTTAATACTTAATTGTATCATTTTCTAAAGCATTAAGTTATAGGAAATACAATTTTTGCACAAACACACCACCCATATTTTATCATGGATGACAATTTGCATAAGTTATGCCTAAAATAAATGAGTAATAGGTTAGCTTTGTGATCTCGGACAAAGCACTGATGGCACTGCCAGATATCCCATAAGCCCTGACTGGATCCCATGCTTTTATTGCACAATTATTAAATCCTATTTAGTTAGTTCCACATGTCTTCACATTTCAGCAGAACTCATTATACTCACCAAATGGCTTGGTTGAAGAAAGGACAAGGTTTTTGCACATTTCATTTTTAGCAATGTCACTTGAGCTTGTTGACGacagagtttaaaaaaaagaagtgaTTCATTGGACCTGCTCATTTGTTCAACAGAAATACATGTGTATAATCATGCGTAGTCGACTTGATTGCGACACAGATACTCAGCAGTGCCTATTTTGGATATCAAACAATACAGCTCCATCAGTCTTATTTGCAATAGGTGGATTTTGTTGCACAGAAATTGCCTCATTCTGTATCATTgcactaaatgtttttttttcttctgcctTTTATGTTGATTTCTGTTATATTTGTCATGAGaacaattaaaacatttacaAGATCAAAGCAAATAAACTACCTAGGTTGAGTGGACAATTGTATCTGTTTAGTTCACTATGTGCTTATACAGTATTTCTTTAGGGTCAATGCAGTCTATTTATGGTTTATACAGTCTCTGCTTACACTAAGGGCTAAAAATGAATCTTCCAAGCAGTAAAAGTAGAAAATCTATTTTTTGGATCATTCATCAAGAAAAGTTTTTAATTCCCAAAGTAAATCATGCTTTATATTCGTCAAACATTTTATTGTAGACATTGTGCTCTGCAATGGTATTATCCTTTTTAAGAAGTACCTCATGAACACACGATTTGCAGTGTTAAAAATAATAAATTGTCTATGCTGAACAGATTGGCTCTAGTCATCAATGACAAAAATGTATGGCTTCTGCTTGGTGTTCAAACAAACACTTCCAAGATCAGGCTGGAGGAATGGTCAAACCATACTAAAGAAGAAATTTGATGGTTCATTACCACCTTTTGATAACTTATAAAATCTAACAAAACAAATTCATGTTAAATACTCCATTAGagtcgaccccgccctgtgcaactgggtactggacttcctgacgggccgcccccaggtggtgagggtaggcaacaacatctcctccccgctgatcctcaacactggggccccacaagggtgcgttctgagccctctcctgtactccctgttcacccacgactgcgtggccacgcacacctccaactcaatcatcaagtttgcggacgacacaacagtggtaggcttgattaccaacaacgacgagacggcctacagggaggaggtgagggcccttggagtgtggtgtcaggaaaataacctcacactcaacgtcaacaaaactaaggagatgattgtggacttcaggaaacagcagagggaacacccccatccacatcgatggaacagtagtggagagggtagcaagttttaagttcctcggcatacacatcacagacaaacggaattggtccactcacacagacagcatcgtgaggaaggcgcagcagcgcctcttcaacctcaggaggctgaagaaattcggcttgtcaccaaaagcactcacaaacttctacagatgcacaatcgagagcatcctggcgggctgtatcaccgcctggtatggcaactgcaccgccctcaaccgtaaggctctccagagggtagtgaggtctgcacaacgcatcactgggggcaaactacctgccctccaggacacctacaccacccgatgctacaggaaggccataaagatcatcaaggacatcaaccacccgagccactgcctgttcaccccgctgtcatccagaaggcgaggtcagtacaggtgcatcaaagctgggaccgagagactgaaaaacagcttctatctcaaggccatcagactgttaaacagccaccactaacattgagtggctactgccaacacactgtcaatgacactgactctactccagccactttaataatgggaattgatgggaaatgatgtaaatatatcactagccactttaaacaatgctaccttatataatgttacttaccctacattattcatctcatatgcatacgtagatactgtactctatatcatcgactgcatccttatgtaatacatgtatcactagccactttaactatgccacttggtttacatactcatctcatatgtatatactgtactcgatatcatctgctgtatcttgcctatgctgctctgtaccatcactcattcatatatccttatgtacatattctttatccccttacactgtgtataagacagtagttttttggaattgttagttagattacttgttcgttattactgcattgtcggaactagaagcacaagcatttcgctacactcgcattaacatctgctaaccatgtgtatgtgacaaataaaatttgatttgatttgatttgacatgctcAGTCAAAAGGCAAATTAATCTGCTTGACTTTTTGTGTATAGTTATCCCTGTTATATGTATCTTTTACATTGTCTAgtattgatgaattaaggtcatgACTAGCACTTTATGGAGACCCGTCTCAGTTTACTACTTAAATTAAGCAATTAGCCAACATGACATTTATTTTCTACATCAAAGACAATATTCAATATTCTTCCAGGGTCGGAGACTTGCCATTCAACAAAAACATAAAGAAAACAAGCTTCTTGAATTTATATCACAACCCTGTTTTGTTCAAATGGAGTGTCCCCTGTCAGATAAAGGTGGTGATATGACAATTTACAAATTATTTTGCATGTACAGTGCAAAATCATATCAATCTCCCAAATAATACAATTAGTGATATAGCAATGTCCTTTGAACTCTCAATTAAACACCAGGATAATGTTATTCTGTTATTCTCATATCGGGAATCATCAGACAGTCAATGGTGTTCAAAGTTCCAACATAAAATGAATAGAAAGTTCCTTTGGAAGTAAGACCAGCCAGTGTCTTCACAAAGAACTGAACAGAATCTTAACAAGTTATGTGCACAACTTTACACAAATCATCCCTTGACATCAGTGCATGAGTTTTTCAAAATCCAGGTTAGGATTGAACCCTTACTGAGCAGGGCCAAATGGGCATGCAGGGCACATGCCCTGGGTTGACACGGGAACAGCACTCCCGCAGGATTCCTGTAGGAATGAGAGTGAAACTCCAGAGTTAAGTTCCGGAGAGGATCAACAGTCCACATGAAGTACAGGAatcaattttttgttgttgttataagCCGTTTTAGAAGGCCATATTGTTTAGAATTTTTTGGCCCCTGTCCCTCCCAACAGTAACACGCGTTCTTCAGTCTTCAATCACTACCTTTATCAGTAGGCAGGCAtaaaacagtagctagctaaaagTTCTCTCATCTCGTGAGCACTGAGCATGCAATTAAAATGAGCAAGGGACAGGAGTGATTTGTATCGGGACAAGACAAGAAAGTAATAGAACTGTTACGCATTATATAATTGATAGCATATGAACACTCTGAGCCCTCTGGAGGTCGGCGCCCCCAGATAGCGTATGAACACGTCGGTTATGGGCCCCCAGGTGTTCAAGGCCCACCCAGATAGTATATGAACTCGTTGGTTATGGGCCACCTGGAGGTCACTGAAAccccagatagcatatgaacacgtcataagccatggcaaaatgtgtagaattgcaggaaattaactttaaagaGCGACAGCCCCTAAAAAGCTACTTCTCGTTTTGAAAACtgcctatgtggcatcgatatgagtcataaacatttattctagtgtcaaaattgactacagtGTAAAATATAATAATTTTGGTAATAAAGTCAGTCTTGTCCAAAACTGAAATATGTAAGATGTTGGTAAAAATTGGTGTCACGGAATGAAGGGTACGCTAACAGTTTTCCTTAGGTTGGGTTTATTTCA contains:
- the LOC112254761 gene encoding TBC1 domain family member 20 isoform X1; translated protein: MKRSRSVGASSPLNGIGKQDGDSRRKRKVAEISQALNVTPVDVAALRRMAISEGGLLTDEIRCKVWPRLLNVPTDTLPEKPEEIERENNKDYNQVLLDVQRSLKRFPPGMPDKQREGLQEELIDIILRVLGRNTQLHYYQGYHDIVVTFLLVLDERLATALVEKLSTHHLRDFMDPTMDNTKHILNYLMPIIERINPEVHDFMQQAEVGTIFALSWLITWFGHVLSDFRHVVRLYDFFLACHPLMPIYFAAVIVLYREDEVLDCECDMASVHHLLSQIPQDLPYETLISRAGDLFVQFPPSELAREAAQQYSQQTAASTFKDFDLVSEQQRPDSVLRRRLREKQALEGAAAGAMVAMTQPTVARRFVRLAVMGLTVALGAAALTLVNTALEWVPKLDLHLFP
- the LOC112254761 gene encoding TBC1 domain family member 20 isoform X2, which translates into the protein MWTDGDSRRKRKVAEISQALNVTPVDVAALRRMAISEGGLLTDEIRCKVWPRLLNVPTDTLPEKPEEIERENNKDYNQVLLDVQRSLKRFPPGMPDKQREGLQEELIDIILRVLGRNTQLHYYQGYHDIVVTFLLVLDERLATALVEKLSTHHLRDFMDPTMDNTKHILNYLMPIIERINPEVHDFMQQAEVGTIFALSWLITWFGHVLSDFRHVVRLYDFFLACHPLMPIYFAAVIVLYREDEVLDCECDMASVHHLLSQIPQDLPYETLISRAGDLFVQFPPSELAREAAQQYSQQTAASTFKDFDLVSEQQRPDSVLRRRLREKQALEGAAAGAMVAMTQPTVARRFVRLAVMGLTVALGAAALTLVNTALEWVPKLDLHLFP